The Streptomyces xanthii genome has a segment encoding these proteins:
- a CDS encoding beta-ketoacyl synthase N-terminal-like domain-containing protein has protein sequence MTHDAHGIDPNAIAVVGMACRFGPATSVGRLWQLLDEGRSGIRRHTDAELIALGHDPATVAREEFVPAGVVLADADAFDAEFFGYSAQHAEWLDPQQRLLLEVAWHGLEDAGFAPDRTGLRTAAYVSVGQPTLPPVGITELDAAGMIRFSSSDKDFAATRVSYKLGLTGPSLTVQTACSSGLVGLHLAAESLLGHECDLAVVAAASLHFPQAGYLAAPGMILSPTGECRPFDDTADGTLFGNGGGALVLRRLADAVRDGDPVRAVLRGSAVNNDGGRKMDYHAPSPEGQEAVIREALAVSGTDPHSVGYLETHGTGTHLGDPVEFAALERVYGGERPHPAALGSVKSVLGHLNTAAGIAGVVKAVLALEHGTVPVQAPFSTPNRALRGAGGLRVADADLVSGGWPVPDGPRRAAVSSFGIGGTNAHVVLEQAPPVQRLETQGTEGDGDARWCVLSAHTDTALRALAGDLADAVTEHPLTDVAHTLRTGRSTRRVRAVLHAASVTELADGLRKLAAGAEPVAATAPEPYRAWAAGTGELPDTDAPAGRRVRLPGYPFARTLWPRPGAAPSRIVRPEDPVAADHVVAGRPVLPAAAQLDLALTAARRADPATTGLADIAFHRPVEVTAPLTLTAAVTGDSVRVLSDTEHAEARPTTGTPHAPAPLDLTALRAAFPDTAEPAGLYRYFGEHGVTYGPAFQVLRELRHGSEGALARIAADGPSGGDTLCPYVLDGALQTVIGCVLREDLDGETFIPFAVDALTVHAPLPREAWVRVRPVRLAGGGRRVRKYDVTVAGPDGSVVLTLDGLALRPVPRTDGSSAQPRELPDGVHLFAPASTPFDAFPQDRPDAPLVVIGDAPLEGADVRLPDPEDAEQAAATGAELVARLGEGTTAPVVVWPLQRAATGSPADALRLLALLKALLRPLSRRGAKVLVPHPADALDDAAAVTGHGVAALGRSLAGENPRFEVTALALDAEAGPDALASAVRAAVTRAPAARRLAVARDGALTTSVLRPTALPAGGGAPFRDGGRYWINGMGGLATLLARHLLDTRAAHLVLTGRSAADGERGAEIARLAEHVARTGGSVTYHRLDSTDAAAVGACAERIRAEDPVHGVLHCAGVLRDAYVLRKETTDAADVIAAKLTAATALDAATADWPLDFFVVYSSVSGALGSPGQADYAFANAAADAFVARRARLAKSASRSGRSLSVSWPYWAEGGMRTGPDAEQELEALGMRPMPTATGTAVLEALLGAPERAGEESTPVVLYGDLDRMREAFALLDPEPVAAPDTPEATVTQVTPLEPGPAAAPATGTAAAPVAGLLEERLRTVVAEATRTPVEQVTPDRPFDDLGIDSLLAIRVVELLAADFGRLSKTLLFECRTVAELAEHLVEEFPERCAELTGAAQPEPAPAAAEPPASSTAPLDESARLHAAPRPAPDVAPEAVDPRAVAIIGVAGRFPEADGLDAFWDNLVAGRDSITEVPRERWDAEALYDPDKTRTDRTYTKWGGFVNGVENFDAPLFSISPREAGTVDPQSRLFLESCWAALDDAGYTPDTLVTGGDPVHRKDVGVFVGAMYGEYQLHEAEERLRGNHVLANSAYWSIANRVSYFFDFQGPSTAVDTACSSALTAIHLAVESLRAGSSKVAIAGGVNVLIHPNKYFMLGQGRFAASDGRCRSFGAGGDGYVPGEGVGAFVLKPLADALRDGDHIHGVIRGTSANHGGRTNGYTVPNPRAQADLVTKALRDAGLSAGDLDYVETHGTGTALGDPIEIRGLASAFSRDGVKGPGDLPIGSVKSNVGHLESAAGAVALAKVLLQMRHRTLVPSLHATPANPEIDFDRVPFTVQQDIAPWTTRDGTDRPLRAGISSFGAGGGNAHVVVEGPPARAPRGPEENEPVVVFLSARTDTALAAYAGALRDALTAAAERGEPVRPADVAHTFAAGRADLQHRAAVAAGSLPELLAGLEAVAAGRPRPWRRTEVAADDPVRVWLDGGRIDRVAVCGAGPDARRVPLPHYPFERVRCWYDLQIERLHRQGLGTASPTPPELRSHLRDFGRPAQPAAPAPEPAGPPPAAEPAPVRVPGPAPAPVAEPAAAQVPASAAVQALLRAAASQAPAPTAGPVAEPAPVRAPAPAAATAVLRPLNAAPPVTNTTTPQEASPMTRARKISLRPLGGAATPAPAPAPPQAQAQAPVPAAAPPVPQPAAAPAAPRTDQVAEDLRDVLAGVLYMEPGDLDPEHTFQSLGVDSILSVEFIALVNAKFGTDLKATELYDHPTPSAFARRVAAAVAGQPAVSTPAPVQAPPPIAAAPAPVQAPAPIAAAPAPVQAPAPIAAAPADGARSAAVLETLREQLAETLYCDVWDVDVDATFNALGLDSILGVEFVAFLNNAYGLDEKAGVLYDHPSLTALAAHIAARSADRSAPAATASSTDPSAPAPAQISAADLDALLGAVRDNRMTVEQALALLPQHA, from the coding sequence ACGGCGGCGGGGCGCTCGTGCTGCGCCGCCTCGCCGACGCCGTGCGCGACGGCGACCCCGTACGCGCCGTGCTGCGCGGCAGCGCCGTCAACAACGACGGCGGCCGCAAGATGGACTACCACGCGCCCTCCCCCGAGGGACAGGAAGCCGTCATCCGCGAGGCCCTGGCCGTCTCCGGCACCGACCCGCACTCCGTCGGCTACCTGGAGACCCACGGCACCGGCACCCATCTCGGCGACCCGGTCGAGTTCGCCGCACTGGAGCGGGTCTACGGCGGCGAACGCCCGCACCCCGCCGCGCTCGGCTCCGTCAAGTCGGTCCTCGGCCACCTCAACACGGCCGCCGGCATCGCGGGCGTCGTCAAGGCCGTCCTGGCCCTGGAACACGGCACCGTGCCCGTCCAGGCCCCGTTCTCCACGCCCAACCGCGCGCTGCGCGGCGCCGGGGGACTGCGCGTCGCCGACGCGGACCTCGTCTCCGGCGGCTGGCCCGTGCCCGACGGGCCGCGCCGCGCCGCCGTCAGCTCCTTCGGCATCGGCGGCACCAACGCCCACGTCGTCCTCGAACAGGCCCCGCCTGTCCAGCGACTTGAGACGCAGGGCACCGAAGGGGACGGCGACGCGCGGTGGTGCGTCCTGTCCGCCCACACGGACACCGCGCTGCGCGCCCTCGCCGGTGACCTCGCGGACGCCGTCACGGAGCACCCCCTCACCGACGTGGCCCACACCCTGCGCACGGGCCGCAGCACCCGCCGCGTGCGCGCCGTCCTCCACGCCGCGTCCGTGACCGAACTCGCCGACGGACTGCGCAAGCTGGCCGCCGGCGCGGAACCGGTCGCCGCCACCGCGCCCGAGCCCTACCGGGCCTGGGCCGCGGGCACCGGCGAGCTGCCGGACACGGACGCGCCGGCGGGCCGCAGGGTCCGGCTGCCCGGCTACCCGTTCGCCCGCACGCTCTGGCCCCGCCCCGGCGCCGCCCCCTCCCGCATCGTGCGCCCCGAGGACCCGGTCGCCGCGGACCACGTCGTCGCGGGCCGCCCGGTGCTGCCCGCCGCCGCCCAGCTCGACCTCGCCCTCACCGCGGCCCGCCGCGCCGACCCCGCCACGACCGGCCTCGCCGACATCGCCTTCCACCGGCCGGTCGAGGTCACCGCCCCCCTGACCCTGACCGCCGCCGTCACCGGCGACAGCGTGCGCGTCCTGTCCGACACCGAGCACGCCGAGGCCCGCCCCACGACCGGCACCCCACACGCCCCCGCCCCGCTCGACCTCACCGCCCTGCGCGCCGCCTTCCCCGACACGGCCGAACCGGCCGGCCTGTACCGCTACTTCGGCGAACACGGCGTCACCTACGGCCCGGCCTTCCAGGTGCTGCGCGAACTGCGCCACGGCAGCGAGGGCGCCCTCGCCCGCATCGCCGCCGACGGCCCCTCCGGCGGCGACACCCTGTGCCCGTACGTCCTGGACGGCGCCCTGCAGACCGTCATCGGATGCGTCCTGCGCGAGGACCTCGACGGCGAGACGTTCATCCCCTTCGCCGTCGACGCCCTCACCGTGCACGCCCCGCTGCCGCGCGAGGCATGGGTACGGGTGCGGCCCGTGCGGCTGGCCGGCGGCGGGCGCCGGGTGCGCAAGTACGACGTGACGGTCGCCGGCCCGGACGGAAGCGTCGTCCTCACCCTGGACGGCCTGGCCCTGCGCCCCGTCCCGCGCACGGACGGCTCCTCCGCACAACCCCGTGAACTGCCCGACGGCGTCCACCTGTTCGCGCCCGCGAGCACCCCGTTCGACGCGTTCCCGCAGGACCGCCCCGACGCCCCGCTCGTCGTCATCGGCGACGCACCCCTCGAAGGGGCCGACGTGCGGCTGCCCGACCCCGAGGACGCCGAGCAGGCCGCCGCCACCGGCGCCGAGCTCGTCGCCCGGCTGGGCGAGGGCACCACCGCGCCCGTCGTGGTCTGGCCGCTCCAGCGGGCCGCCACCGGCTCCCCGGCCGACGCCCTGCGCCTGCTCGCCCTCCTCAAGGCACTGCTGCGCCCGCTGTCCCGGCGCGGCGCCAAGGTCCTCGTCCCCCACCCCGCCGACGCCCTCGACGACGCGGCGGCCGTCACCGGCCACGGCGTCGCCGCCCTGGGCCGCTCGCTCGCCGGGGAGAACCCGCGCTTCGAGGTGACCGCGCTCGCGCTCGACGCCGAGGCCGGACCCGACGCGCTCGCCTCCGCCGTCCGCGCCGCCGTCACCCGGGCCCCGGCGGCCCGCCGGCTCGCCGTGGCCCGCGACGGCGCCCTCACCACCTCCGTCCTGCGCCCCACCGCGCTCCCGGCCGGCGGCGGCGCTCCGTTCCGCGACGGCGGCCGGTACTGGATCAACGGCATGGGCGGCCTCGCCACTCTCCTCGCCCGCCACCTGCTCGACACCCGCGCCGCACACCTCGTCCTCACCGGCCGGTCCGCCGCCGACGGGGAACGCGGCGCGGAGATCGCCCGGCTCGCCGAACACGTCGCACGCACCGGCGGATCGGTCACGTACCACCGGCTCGACAGCACCGACGCCGCGGCGGTCGGCGCCTGCGCGGAACGGATCAGGGCCGAGGATCCCGTCCACGGCGTGCTGCACTGCGCGGGCGTCCTGCGCGACGCGTACGTGCTGCGCAAGGAGACCACCGACGCCGCCGACGTGATCGCGGCCAAACTGACCGCCGCGACCGCGCTCGACGCGGCCACCGCCGACTGGCCGCTGGACTTCTTCGTCGTCTACTCGTCCGTCTCCGGAGCGCTCGGCAGCCCCGGGCAGGCCGACTACGCCTTCGCCAACGCGGCCGCCGACGCGTTCGTCGCCCGCCGCGCCCGCCTCGCCAAGTCCGCCTCCCGCAGCGGCCGTTCCCTCTCCGTCAGCTGGCCGTACTGGGCCGAGGGCGGCATGCGGACCGGCCCGGACGCGGAGCAGGAACTGGAAGCGCTCGGTATGCGCCCGATGCCCACCGCCACCGGCACCGCCGTCCTCGAAGCCCTCCTCGGCGCACCCGAGCGGGCCGGCGAGGAGAGCACGCCGGTCGTGCTGTACGGGGACCTGGACCGGATGCGGGAGGCGTTCGCGCTGCTCGACCCGGAACCCGTAGCCGCACCCGATACCCCCGAGGCGACGGTGACACAGGTGACGCCGCTGGAGCCCGGCCCGGCCGCGGCCCCCGCCACCGGTACCGCGGCGGCCCCGGTCGCCGGACTGCTGGAGGAGCGCCTGCGCACCGTCGTCGCCGAGGCGACCCGCACGCCCGTCGAACAGGTCACCCCCGACCGGCCCTTCGACGACCTGGGCATCGACTCGCTCCTCGCCATCCGCGTGGTGGAACTCCTGGCCGCCGACTTCGGCCGGCTCTCCAAGACGCTCCTGTTCGAGTGCCGCACGGTCGCCGAGCTCGCCGAGCACCTCGTCGAGGAGTTCCCCGAACGCTGCGCCGAACTCACCGGCGCCGCACAGCCGGAACCCGCCCCGGCCGCCGCCGAACCGCCCGCCTCCTCCACCGCGCCGCTCGACGAGAGCGCCCGCCTCCACGCCGCGCCCCGGCCCGCGCCGGACGTCGCGCCCGAGGCCGTCGACCCCCGCGCCGTCGCGATCATCGGCGTCGCCGGGCGGTTCCCGGAGGCCGACGGGCTCGACGCGTTCTGGGACAACCTCGTCGCCGGGCGCGACAGCATCACCGAGGTGCCCCGCGAACGCTGGGACGCCGAGGCCCTCTACGACCCCGACAAGACCCGCACCGACCGCACGTACACCAAGTGGGGCGGCTTCGTGAACGGCGTCGAGAACTTCGACGCGCCGTTGTTCAGCATCTCCCCGCGCGAGGCCGGCACCGTCGACCCGCAGTCCCGGCTCTTCCTCGAGTCCTGCTGGGCCGCCCTCGACGACGCCGGGTACACCCCCGACACCCTCGTCACCGGCGGCGACCCTGTGCACCGCAAGGACGTCGGCGTCTTCGTCGGCGCCATGTACGGCGAGTACCAGCTCCACGAGGCGGAGGAACGGCTGCGCGGCAACCACGTGCTCGCCAACAGCGCCTACTGGTCCATCGCCAACCGCGTCTCCTACTTCTTCGACTTCCAGGGTCCGAGCACCGCCGTCGACACCGCCTGCTCCTCCGCCCTCACCGCGATCCACCTCGCGGTCGAGTCGCTGCGCGCCGGCAGTTCGAAGGTCGCCATCGCGGGCGGCGTCAACGTCCTGATCCACCCCAACAAGTACTTCATGCTGGGCCAGGGCCGGTTCGCCGCGAGCGACGGCCGCTGCCGCAGCTTCGGCGCGGGCGGCGACGGCTACGTACCGGGCGAGGGCGTCGGCGCGTTCGTCCTCAAGCCGCTCGCCGACGCCCTGCGCGACGGCGACCACATCCACGGCGTGATCCGCGGAACCTCCGCGAACCACGGCGGCCGCACCAACGGCTACACCGTGCCCAACCCGCGCGCCCAGGCCGACCTCGTCACCAAGGCCCTGCGCGACGCCGGGCTGAGCGCCGGCGACCTCGACTACGTGGAGACCCACGGCACCGGCACCGCGCTCGGTGATCCCATCGAGATCCGGGGCCTCGCCTCCGCGTTCTCCCGGGACGGCGTCAAGGGACCCGGCGACCTGCCCATCGGCTCGGTGAAGTCCAACGTGGGGCACCTCGAATCGGCGGCGGGCGCCGTCGCCCTCGCCAAGGTGCTGCTCCAGATGCGCCACCGCACCCTCGTGCCCTCGCTGCACGCCACCCCCGCGAACCCCGAGATCGACTTCGACCGCGTGCCGTTCACCGTCCAGCAGGACATCGCGCCCTGGACCACCCGCGACGGCACCGACCGGCCGCTGCGCGCCGGCATCAGCTCCTTCGGCGCCGGCGGCGGCAACGCCCACGTCGTCGTCGAGGGACCGCCGGCGCGGGCCCCGCGCGGCCCCGAGGAGAACGAACCCGTCGTGGTGTTCCTCTCCGCGCGCACCGACACCGCACTCGCCGCCTACGCCGGCGCGCTGCGCGACGCGCTGACCGCCGCCGCCGAGCGCGGCGAACCGGTGCGGCCCGCCGACGTCGCCCACACCTTCGCCGCCGGACGCGCCGATCTGCAGCACCGGGCCGCGGTCGCGGCGGGATCGCTTCCGGAGCTGCTCGCGGGCCTCGAAGCCGTCGCGGCGGGCCGCCCCCGGCCCTGGCGCCGCACCGAGGTGGCCGCCGACGATCCCGTACGGGTGTGGCTCGACGGAGGCCGGATCGACCGGGTCGCCGTCTGCGGTGCCGGACCGGACGCGCGGCGCGTACCGCTGCCGCACTACCCCTTCGAGCGCGTCCGCTGCTGGTACGACCTCCAGATCGAACGCCTCCACCGCCAGGGCCTCGGCACGGCGTCCCCCACCCCTCCCGAACTCCGCTCCCACCTCCGCGACTTCGGCCGCCCGGCACAGCCCGCGGCGCCTGCGCCCGAACCGGCCGGGCCCCCGCCTGCGGCCGAGCCGGCTCCGGTACGGGTCCCCGGGCCCGCCCCGGCGCCGGTGGCCGAGCCGGCCGCCGCGCAGGTGCCCGCGTCGGCCGCCGTACAGGCCCTCTTGCGTGCCGCCGCCTCGCAGGCCCCCGCGCCGACGGCCGGGCCGGTCGCCGAGCCGGCACCCGTGCGGGCCCCCGCGCCCGCCGCCGCGACCGCCGTGCTCCGGCCGCTGAACGCGGCGCCGCCCGTGACGAACACGACCACGCCTCAGGAGGCGTCTCCCATGACCCGAGCCCGCAAGATCTCCCTCCGACCGCTGGGCGGGGCCGCGACCCCGGCACCGGCACCGGCACCGCCGCAGGCGCAGGCGCAGGCCCCGGTTCCGGCCGCCGCGCCGCCGGTGCCGCAGCCCGCCGCCGCGCCCGCCGCCCCCAGGACGGACCAGGTGGCCGAGGATCTGCGGGACGTGCTCGCCGGGGTCCTCTACATGGAGCCGGGCGACCTCGATCCGGAGCACACGTTCCAGTCGCTCGGTGTCGACTCCATCCTCAGCGTCGAGTTCATCGCGCTGGTCAACGCCAAGTTCGGCACCGACCTCAAGGCCACCGAGCTCTACGACCACCCCACGCCGAGCGCGTTCGCCCGCCGGGTCGCCGCGGCGGTCGCCGGGCAGCCCGCCGTGTCCACGCCCGCACCCGTTCAGGCACCGCCCCCGATTGCGGCCGCGCCCGCACCCGTTCAGGCACCGGCCCCGATTGCGGCCGCGCCCGCACCCGTTCAGGCACCGGCCCCGATTGCGGCCGCCCCGGCCGACGGCGCCCGTTCCGCCGCCGTGCTGGAGACCCTGCGCGAGCAGCTCGCCGAGACCCTCTACTGCGACGTGTGGGACGTCGACGTCGACGCGACCTTCAACGCGCTGGGCCTCGACTCGATCCTCGGCGTCGAGTTCGTCGCGTTCCTCAACAACGCCTACGGCCTCGACGAGAAGGCCGGTGTGCTCTACGACCACCCGAGCCTGACCGCCCTCGCCGCGCACATCGCCGCCCGCTCGGCGGACCGCTCCGCACCCGCCGCCACCGCCTCCTCCACGGACCCCTCCGCCCCGGCGCCCGCGCAGATCAGCGCCGCCGACCTCGATGCCCTGCTCGGTGCCGTCCGCGACAACCGGATGACCGTGGAGCAGGCGCTGGCCCTCCTGCCCCAGCACGCCTGA
- a CDS encoding phosphopantetheine-binding protein, producing MTEEEIFSVIRAQIVDVLPEAADIEITLDHSMRDLGANSIDRMDVVIAAQDELGIKVPNAELTRAHDLRSLVAVFLAHASAHA from the coding sequence ATGACCGAGGAAGAGATCTTCTCCGTCATCCGCGCCCAGATCGTCGACGTCCTGCCCGAGGCGGCCGACATCGAGATCACCCTCGACCACAGCATGCGCGACCTCGGCGCCAACTCCATCGACCGCATGGACGTCGTCATCGCCGCCCAGGACGAGCTCGGCATCAAGGTGCCCAACGCGGAGCTGACCCGGGCGCACGACCTGCGCTCCCTGGTCGCCGTGTTCCTCGCGCACGCGAGCGCCCACGCGTGA
- a CDS encoding beta-ketoacyl synthase N-terminal-like domain-containing protein produces the protein MTHIPGAVAVTAAAVLSPLADDLDGFTAALLAGRSAVTLPSPEDSADDSAGGEACLPVAALDGFTLADWAARHLPDEPAAAARLRKVAGRAALPARTAACVALRAVRDSGLGAGELADGTALLVAGSNLALAHQAETVLGHDRAPGRLRASYALTHLDADVIGVVSELTGIQGEGWALGGASASGTLALVHGARTVAAGWAERVLVVAPAAELSPVEAEAFRRTGALAHENLRGEPARMCRPFDRDRQGFVRGQAAAAVLLERPEAARARGAEVLAEIAGHGQRLDARRGTEPDAGGQAAAMRAALATAGLTPEDIDYVNAHGTGSVLGDETEAASLHQVFGARPDLRVNSTKPLTGHCLSAAGLVEAVATIAQLRAQTVHPNPNLEHPVAELALAGRTAERRPLRTALSNSFAFGGINASVVIRVQP, from the coding sequence GTGACGCACATACCCGGCGCCGTGGCGGTCACCGCCGCCGCGGTGCTCAGCCCGCTCGCCGATGACCTCGACGGCTTCACCGCCGCGCTGCTCGCCGGCCGCAGCGCCGTGACCCTGCCGTCCCCGGAAGACTCCGCGGACGACTCGGCCGGCGGCGAGGCGTGCCTGCCCGTCGCCGCGCTCGACGGGTTCACCCTCGCGGACTGGGCGGCCCGGCACCTGCCGGACGAGCCCGCGGCGGCGGCACGGCTGCGCAAGGTCGCGGGCCGCGCCGCGCTTCCCGCGCGCACCGCCGCGTGCGTCGCGCTGCGGGCCGTTCGGGACAGCGGCCTCGGCGCCGGGGAACTGGCCGACGGCACCGCGCTGCTCGTCGCCGGGAGCAACCTCGCGCTGGCCCACCAGGCCGAGACCGTCCTGGGCCATGACCGCGCCCCGGGCCGGCTGCGCGCCTCGTACGCCCTGACCCACCTCGACGCCGACGTGATCGGCGTGGTCAGCGAACTCACCGGGATCCAGGGTGAGGGCTGGGCGCTGGGCGGCGCCTCCGCCAGCGGCACGCTCGCCCTCGTGCACGGCGCGCGCACCGTCGCCGCGGGCTGGGCCGAGCGTGTCCTCGTCGTCGCTCCCGCCGCCGAACTGTCGCCCGTGGAGGCCGAGGCCTTCCGGCGCACCGGCGCGCTCGCCCACGAGAACCTGCGCGGCGAACCGGCCCGGATGTGCCGCCCGTTCGACCGCGACCGGCAGGGCTTCGTCCGCGGCCAGGCCGCGGCGGCCGTTCTCCTCGAACGGCCGGAGGCGGCCCGCGCCCGCGGCGCCGAGGTGCTCGCCGAGATCGCCGGGCACGGCCAGCGCCTGGACGCCCGGCGCGGCACCGAACCCGACGCCGGGGGCCAGGCCGCCGCGATGCGCGCGGCCCTGGCGACGGCCGGCCTCACCCCCGAGGACATCGACTACGTCAACGCCCACGGCACCGGCTCGGTCCTCGGCGACGAGACCGAGGCGGCCTCCCTGCACCAGGTGTTCGGCGCCCGGCCGGACCTGCGCGTCAACTCGACGAAACCGCTCACCGGCCACTGCCTGTCCGCCGCCGGACTGGTCGAGGCGGTGGCCACGATCGCCCAGCTGCGCGCCCAGACCGTGCACCCCAACCCGAACCTCGAACACCCCGTCGCCGAGCTGGCGCTGGCCGGCCGGACGGCCGAGCGGCGGCCGCTGCGCACCGCCCTCAGCAACAGCTTCGCGTTCGGCGGCATCAATGCCTCCGTCGTCATCCGCGTCCAGCCCTGA
- a CDS encoding hydroxymethylglutaryl-CoA synthase family protein produces MKQVGIEAINAYCGETYIDVPTLFAARGLDDSRIGNLMMARKSVALHCEDAVSFAVNAAKPLVDALSQEERDSIELLIVGTESGVDFGKSLATYVHDHLGLSRNCRLFETKQACYSGTAALQMAAAVVAASPFEGTKALVISSDVARPVPHTYVEPSQGAGAMAMLVSDNPVVAAFDQGANGFHSYEVMDTCRPDPEREAGDTDLSLLTYIECLKGSFTDYAAKVDGADFVDSFDLLAMHTPFPGMVKGAHRAALRKLKRGIAPQAVEEDFTHRLGAAIQYPQQVGNIYAGTVFLALASTIDNAVIDRERRVGVFSYGSGCASEFYSAVVTPDSQRAVRAMGIREALDARYALSVEEYDELLTATAELKFGARDFTFDLDRFPQITKARFDGGRRLVLAGVHDYHREYVWLGGEQR; encoded by the coding sequence ATGAAGCAGGTCGGCATCGAAGCCATCAACGCCTACTGCGGTGAGACCTACATCGACGTACCGACCCTGTTCGCGGCCCGCGGCCTCGACGACAGCCGGATCGGCAACCTGATGATGGCCCGCAAGAGCGTGGCGCTGCACTGCGAGGACGCCGTGTCCTTCGCCGTGAACGCGGCCAAGCCCCTCGTCGACGCCCTCAGCCAGGAGGAGCGCGACTCCATCGAGCTGCTGATCGTCGGCACCGAGTCCGGGGTCGACTTCGGCAAGTCGCTCGCCACCTACGTCCACGACCACCTGGGCCTGTCGCGCAACTGCCGCCTGTTCGAGACCAAGCAGGCCTGCTACAGCGGGACCGCCGCCCTGCAGATGGCCGCCGCCGTCGTCGCCGCCAGCCCCTTCGAGGGGACCAAGGCCCTGGTCATCAGCAGCGACGTGGCCCGCCCCGTGCCGCACACCTACGTCGAGCCCAGCCAGGGCGCGGGCGCCATGGCGATGCTGGTGAGCGACAACCCCGTCGTGGCCGCCTTCGACCAGGGGGCCAACGGCTTCCACAGCTACGAGGTCATGGACACCTGCCGCCCCGACCCGGAGCGCGAGGCCGGCGACACCGACCTGTCGCTGCTGACCTACATCGAGTGCCTCAAGGGCTCGTTCACGGACTACGCGGCCAAGGTCGACGGGGCCGACTTCGTGGACTCCTTCGACCTGCTCGCCATGCACACCCCGTTCCCCGGCATGGTCAAGGGCGCCCACCGCGCCGCGCTGCGCAAGCTCAAGCGCGGCATCGCCCCGCAGGCCGTCGAGGAGGACTTCACCCACCGTCTCGGCGCCGCGATCCAGTATCCGCAGCAGGTCGGCAACATCTACGCCGGCACCGTCTTCCTCGCCCTCGCCTCGACGATCGACAACGCCGTCATCGACCGCGAGCGCCGCGTCGGCGTCTTCTCCTACGGCTCCGGCTGCGCCTCCGAGTTCTACAGCGCCGTCGTCACCCCCGACTCGCAGCGCGCCGTCCGCGCCATGGGCATCCGCGAGGCGCTCGACGCCCGGTACGCGCTGAGCGTCGAGGAGTACGACGAACTGCTCACCGCCACCGCCGAGCTCAAGTTCGGCGCCCGCGACTTCACCTTCGACCTCGACCGCTTCCCGCAGATCACCAAGGCGCGCTTCGACGGCGGCCGCCGCCTCGTCCTCGCGGGCGTGCACGACTACCACCGCGAGTACGTGTGGCTGGGGGGCGAGCAGCGATGA
- a CDS encoding enoyl-CoA hydratase/isomerase family protein: MTAVTLTRVRGVIRARLDQPELRNAVTPQLLDTLHAAVDSAEADPDCRVLVLSARGDDFCAGTDLSDGVPVTVPDAEAEELPYWRLLDRLTRTPVVTVALVDGRATAGGVGLAAACDLVVAGPRARFRLTEALVGLVPAMALPFVARRTGEQRAFAATLLAEDLDAAAAVDAGLADTAAEDAEGALRRVLVGLSRVDRDTAGALKAYRTRLFPRDGRLGRDAGRAFLDRLTDPAVHRLIAERAA, from the coding sequence ATGACCGCCGTCACCCTGACCCGCGTGCGCGGGGTGATCCGGGCCCGGCTCGACCAGCCCGAACTGCGCAACGCCGTCACCCCGCAGCTCCTGGACACCCTGCACGCCGCCGTCGACAGCGCCGAGGCCGACCCGGACTGCCGGGTCCTCGTGCTGTCCGCGCGCGGCGACGACTTCTGCGCCGGCACCGACCTCTCCGACGGCGTGCCCGTCACCGTGCCCGACGCGGAGGCGGAGGAACTGCCGTACTGGCGGCTCCTCGACCGGCTGACCCGCACGCCCGTGGTCACCGTCGCCCTCGTCGACGGCCGCGCCACCGCGGGCGGCGTCGGGCTCGCCGCCGCCTGCGACCTCGTGGTCGCGGGGCCCCGGGCGCGGTTCCGGCTGACCGAGGCGCTCGTCGGCCTCGTGCCCGCCATGGCCCTGCCGTTCGTGGCCCGCAGGACCGGCGAGCAGCGGGCCTTCGCGGCGACGCTGCTCGCCGAGGACCTGGACGCCGCCGCGGCCGTCGACGCCGGGCTCGCCGACACGGCCGCCGAGGACGCCGAAGGCGCGCTGCGGCGCGTCCTCGTGGGCCTCAGCCGCGTCGACCGGGACACCGCCGGCGCGCTCAAGGCGTACCGCACCCGGCTCTTCCCGCGCGACGGGCGGCTGGGCCGGGACGCGGGCCGCGCCTTCCTCGACCGGCTCACCGACCCCGCCGTGCACCGACTGATCGCGGAGCGTGCCGCATGA